The genomic DNA aatgcccctcatattttttaggtacaaatagtctaaaaatgagtataatttctattaaatttagcactttaaattagaattgagtatattttttattaaattgaatatGACTTTTTTcctgcttaatataatttctcctaaatgcAGCATCATTTatagaaaatttagtatatttttcatcaaattgagtatcatttaaagaaaaatctagtatattttctatccaattaaggCGGAAAAAAGAATTGTactaaatttgatagaaaatatattatattctgtactgaatttaagaaaaattatatttatttttaaatcttttatataaaaaatatcatgaataattaaataaatttattggaTTAaggagtgaaaataaaaatttgtatTAGTGGAAATTGCATATAAAATTTTATCTATTAATGTGGAGTGGATGTAAACTTTCCCTTAAAATAAATATGAGTACTAATTGTTAATAAAATAGAAACGTTAGCCCAATGAATACATGAATCCATGGAAAGCACATTGAGATTGTGGGACACGCTCAGGCATGCTTCACGCTCGCATCGCATCATATCCCATCCCATCCGTTCTTCTGTACGTCGCATTCCGTTGTTTACCCAACTTTTTTTTTGGCAGTGTATTACGAGTTCAAATATTTTAACACGCTACAgattcattaaaaaaaacatgtatTAATGCATTTGCACGTTAAAGGCGTTGCAGATAATCACCACGTTCACGTCAAATTCTCCATCCCTGAATCATTCGATAATGTTGTTCATGGTTAAAATACGATACATCTTAAGCCAATTAAGCGTAGGAGATTTCGGTTGAAAGTAAGAAAGCAAGATGTTTCAGGCGGTGTTGTGGGGTTTGCTCATCTTCTCTGTTAGCCTGCTCATCTTCTCCGTTCACCACTACCCCGTCCGCCTCCCGGTCGTCGGCCACCTCTATCTGCTTATCCGTCACCGGTACCTGCACCATGCTCTGGCCTGCCTCAGCGACCGCTATGGCCCCTCCCCGCTCCTCCTCTACTTCGGCTCGCGCCGCACCCTCGTTGTCTCCTCATCCGCCGCCGTCCGACAGTGTTTCACCTACCTCGACCTCAATTTCACCAACCGCCCCATGCTCCTCTCCGGCATCCACTTAAATTACAACTGCACAACCATGACCACCCTCCCCTACGGCCCCGAGTGGATCAACCTCCGCCGTTTCGCCGCACTCCACATTTTCTCCCCCGCCCACCTACAGGCCTTCAGCCAGCTCCTCTCCAACAGACTCTGCGTCCTCCTCCGGAGCCTCTTTCGCGGCGGTGGCGAAGGCGAAGGGTTCCAGCAGGTGGATTGGAGGTGGAGGATGAAGGAGGTGGTATTGGACACTTTGATGGAAATGATAATTGGGAGGAGGCAGAAGGGCGAGGGGAATGAGTTAGTGAGAATGATAGACGAAGCGTTCCAAATGAGCACGGTGGTGAGCCCGGAGGAGTTACTGCCGTGGCTGAGTTGGATGGGGACGAGGCGGCAGATGCAGAGGTTGGAGAAGGAGTTGGACGCCCAGCTGCAGGGGATGGTGGATGAGAAGCGCGGAGAGCGAGCGGCGGAAGGGGATCGAAAGCAGAGCATGATGGACATGATGCTTGACGATCCACGCTATACTGACACAACCATCAAAGGAATGGTGCAGAACATGATTTTAGCCGGAACTGATACGACCACCACGACCTTGGAATGGGCAATGGCGCTGCTCCTCAACCACCCCCACCTCCTCCAGAAGCTCCACGGCGAAATCGAAGCCCACGTCGGCCACGGCCGTCTCGTGGACCCCTCCGACCTCCCGAGCCTCCGCTGCGTCACCAACGTCATCAAGGAGACCCTGCGGCTGTACCCGCCCGGGCCGCTGCTGGTGCCAAGGGAGTCTGTGGCGGACTGCGAGGTGGGCGGCGTCGCCGTGCCGCGCGGCACGATGCTGATCGTGAACGCGCACAAGTTGCACCGGGACCCGGAGCTGTGGGAGGAGCCGAGGCAGTTCAAGCCGGAGCGGTTCGAGAGGGAGGGGGATGGGAAGGGGCACAAGTACGTGCCGTTCGGATGCGGGAGGCGGCGCTGCCCGGGGGAAGCCATGGCGTTGAGTTCCATCGGGCTGGTGCTGGCGTCGCTGGTGCAGTGCTTCGAGTGGAAGAGGGTcggggaggaagaggtggatcTGACAGAAGAGCCGGGTTTTACCGTACCATCGGCCACTCCGTTGCTGGCCCTGTGCAAGCCACGCGACGCCATGGTCGATCTCTTGGCACAACTATAAGGACCTGGGAAGACAGTTGCATGAAGCTCTCGCTATACAAGAATTTGGGAAAGGATCTATCCTACGAgggcttattttatttttttacaaaagactattttcaaaattagcgCAATACTGCTTGATATAGTTTTAATAAATCAGTGCGTTGtagtttaaaaacaaaaaaaaaaaaaatgtaagtcTTGTTATCTTTGACGTTCAGTCAATGTTCTAGTGAATTACTTTGTTGGGTGATAGAACACGAAAGGTCCATCCATAATGGATACGAAATTCCCAGGTCTTGAACACAAATGCAACGCAGTGGCAATTATTTATCTCATTTGATGTTGGATAAATGTTGTACAACAGAGAACGCATGTCAATTGCCTGAGTATAATTTAAAAGTAATACACGAGTCATCAAGCATGTACAACGTACCTTAATCGCACACAACTACAAACAAAGAACAAGGGCGACGTTGCATATTTAGGATACTGATCTGTTAGAATTATGAGATtataattgtaattataaatatgtaatgttatcaattaaataaatcataaaaattatgtGATCAATTTTATGATTAAGggtttaattgttatgaataaattaatgtggatatcatgtgtaatttttaatttgttgagGAACTAAATTAGAAATAGACAAACTTATGTTTCTATAAATAAGGGTTATGGTCTCAGTTTACAGATgatgtttttgttttgtttcctcATTGATAAAACTCTCTGGATACTAAGGAAGATCTGTAAATTGAAGATCTTGCCTAAAATCGATTGCATACTATGGATTCTGGTACGCTTCCGTAATTTTATCTATTCCGTTTACAATTTCTTAAGAATTGAATAGAATGCATAAGTTGATGTTGAGATTTCTCAACTTAATTTTTcatcaattagtatcagagtcttctatttcaaatttttaaggaaaatttttattttaggaTACACTGTTTTAATTGTGTGTAATCTCAATTTTGGTTCTGGATATATCATCTTGCGATTTTATTTTATCATGACAATCTTCGACACAGTTCTGTGTCGCAATCGGCTGGAAAATTTTGTGACATCATCGCAACTTCCAGCGGAGAAGGAAAGTGTCACAAGAGGTTACTTGGAACCGGTTTCCTAGGCCCGCGAAGACATCCAAGATGGTAGGCAACACTAAACGCCGCTCTCACGTTTTCTGCTCATTGCGAGCGAGCGTCGGTGACCAATAGTGAGCCACCGGCAACGACTTCATGTTGGAGGTAGTTTTCCGGGGTAGAATAAGACGTTACAGTTGGCCGGTGAATTGGTTGTGACTGCATTGTTTCTACGCACAAGGAGACGCTAGCAATAAAGGTGACCCGCGTTCCAACACTGGAAAGGGCCGGCAACTGCCCCAGTATACCGTCAGTTAGCTATCGTGGTCGGCAACTACAGTTGCGACGGTTTGCGACGTGGAGACGAGACCACGTTTCGGAAGGCGGTTCGTACGGGTGGAGACGAGGCCACGTTTGGGAAGAAAGGTGGAGTGAGGCCACgtttgacattaaaaaaaaaaattggtgtgTTCTTTTTTTTACAGAGGGAATCAAAAATattacatataaataatatattttatcccATTAAATTATAAtccattaaatttattttttgaataaaagaatcaatttattttataaatttgataTAAATTTTAAATGGATTATATGGGTTCGGttaatatctattattttaatttcaattaaatttaaattatatatcaCCAAAGTGACCTctattatttgaatttaattttaattaaaatattattgagaTATTAAATAAAGTGtaaatgtatatatttatgtGAGTATTAATCGGCTCAAAGGAATATTTGTACTTACAAATTATACATTTACTTATGATAATAAACACGCAACAATTATCAGGTTTtatttgttatgtttcatgcataTAATAAATCGATCTAAAGCTAGGTTTATTATTTGTCATGCATTATTGTTAGTGTTTGATTATTACAACAAGAGTACCACTTGCAAATAATATTACTGTCCAAGACTTAATATTGTTGTTGCACTAGGCATCTTTAGATGAGAtttatcatttattttaattgattcaAAATGAACATGTTATTTATGTTATAATTCTTGTGTTCTCTTTTTAGCAAGTGTTGCTACTATTTCTGCTAACTTAAGTTCAGTGTCGATCCTTAATGGTACAAATTTTAAGGATTGGAAGGAGAACATTTTAATTGTTCTTGGCTGAATGGATATGGATCTTGCGCTTAGGACAGAGCAACCCACTGCTCCTACAGATACTAGTTCCTCTGAACCGAGGGCTAAATATGAGAAGTGGGATCGCTCTAACCGCATGAGTCTTATGATCATCAAGCGCGGCATACCTGAGGCTTTTAGGGGCGCGGTATCTAATAGTgtcaccaaagctaaggaatatctcGATGAGATTGAAAAGTGCTTTGCCAAAAGCGATAAGGCGGAAACAAGCACAATTCTGAAGAGTTTGATTTCCATGAagtataaaggcaagggaaatATTCGAGAATATATCATGGAAATGTCCAACCTTGCATCAAAGTTGAAGGCACTTAATCTTGAATTGTCAAATGACATGCTTGTGCATTTAGTGCTTATATCTCTCCCG from Zingiber officinale cultivar Zhangliang chromosome 4A, Zo_v1.1, whole genome shotgun sequence includes the following:
- the LOC121972210 gene encoding cytochrome P450 81Q32-like, with product MFQAVLWGLLIFSVSLLIFSVHHYPVRLPVVGHLYLLIRHRYLHHALACLSDRYGPSPLLLYFGSRRTLVVSSSAAVRQCFTYLDLNFTNRPMLLSGIHLNYNCTTMTTLPYGPEWINLRRFAALHIFSPAHLQAFSQLLSNRLCVLLRSLFRGGGEGEGFQQVDWRWRMKEVVLDTLMEMIIGRRQKGEGNELVRMIDEAFQMSTVVSPEELLPWLSWMGTRRQMQRLEKELDAQLQGMVDEKRGERAAEGDRKQSMMDMMLDDPRYTDTTIKGMVQNMILAGTDTTTTTLEWAMALLLNHPHLLQKLHGEIEAHVGHGRLVDPSDLPSLRCVTNVIKETLRLYPPGPLLVPRESVADCEVGGVAVPRGTMLIVNAHKLHRDPELWEEPRQFKPERFEREGDGKGHKYVPFGCGRRRCPGEAMALSSIGLVLASLVQCFEWKRVGEEEVDLTEEPGFTVPSATPLLALCKPRDAMVDLLAQL